The sequence below is a genomic window from Ornithobacterium rhinotracheale.
TTACGATGGCACGCTCGATGCCGAAACTTGGGCAATCCTCAAAGCACTACTTAAAAAATATAAATCTAAATAGCGCCCAATGAGAAAACTTATACACAGCCTCTCGCTCCTATTGCTTGCAGGGCTAAACGCGCAGCAGCACACCTCTCCCCTCTACTTAAATGAGGCGCAAATGCAGTGGGCCGATAGCCTATGCAATCATATGACACTGGACGAAAAGGTGGGGCAGCTCTTTATGGTGGCGGCTTATACCAATAAGGATTTAGCACACGAAAAGGAGATTGAAGATTTGATTTCCAAAGAAAAAATAGGCGGCCTCATCTTTATGCAGGATAATGCCCAGAAGCAAATAAATCTAGTAAATCGCTACCAAAATTTATCCAAATACCCCCTCCTCATCGGTATGGACGCCGAATGGGGGCTCGCGATGAGGCTCCAAAATACGCATAAATTCCCGTGGGCAATGACACTCGGAGCGGTGCAAAATAATGATTTAATCTACCAAATGGGGCAGAAAATCGCTGAACACCTCGCCTTAGTCGGTGCGCACTTTAACTTTGCCCCCGATATCGATGTAAATGTAAACCCTAATAACCCCATCATCGGGAACCGCTCCTTTGGCTCCACGCCCAAAAATGTAGCTGAAAAAGGTTTTTACTATATGAAAGGGATGCAAGATAAGCGCATTCTAGCCTCCGCCAAGCACTTCCCAGGGCACGGCGATACCGACCAAGATTCGCACCACACACTGCCAAGCATTGCCCATAGCAAAGCCCGCCTCCAAGCCGTGGAGCTTGCGCCCTTTAAGGATTTAATCCAAAAGGGAGTTACGGCCATTATGGTTGCGCACCTCAATGTGCCTGCCTTTGAGAAAGACCCTAAAAAGCCTGCCTCGCTCTCCAAAAACATCATCACCCATTTGCTTAAAGAACAAATGGGATTCAAGGGCATCATCATTACCGATGCACTGAATATGAGCGGCGTTACAAAGAATTACCCAGATGGCGAATCGGATTTTATTGCCTTTGAGGCGGGAAATGATATTCTACTATTTTCGCAAGCTGTGGCTAAGGGAAAGCAAAAAATCATTCGCGCCATAGAAACTGGCAAAATCTCTGAAAAAAGACTTGATGAAAGCGTTCGCAAAATTTTAATGGCAAAATATTATGCACAATTACAGCGCAAACAAATACTTTCGGGCGAAAATTTAATCCAAAAATTAAATGACAATGAAAGCAAAATACTTAATTATCAAATTTTTGAAAATGCAATGACGCTGCTCAAAAACGATAAAGCTCAATTGCCTTTCTCTGCCAATGAGAAAATTGCTTGGTTGCCTTTAGGCGAAGAAAATTACGAAACTTTAGCCCAAAATTTAGCACAATTAAACATTAAGCAAATTGGTAGAAATGAAAAAGATTTAAAGAAATTTGATAAAATCTTTATTTCTTTTCATGTTTCTAATGCCTCTGCATATGCTTCCTACAAAATCAGCGATGCAGACCGCAATTTGATTGAGGATTTAAGCCAAAAAAATAAGGTTTCGCTTGCCATTTTTGGTAGTCCTTATGCACTGAAAAATTTAGAAACACAAAATATCAAAAGCATCTTGGTCGCTTACCAAAATCACCCAGATTGTCAAGAAATTGTGCCAGAAATCCTTTTTGGTAAGAAAAACACACTGGGCAAATTGCCTGTGGATGTAAAAGATTTCCCTATGGGCGCAGGACTTAATTTATTAGGAATCAATATTGAATAAATTTGAGATGGAAGATTTTTTTATAGAACTTATTATACATTTTGTGTGGACAACCTTTCTTATCTGGTTTATAGGGTATTTGGTAGCCAGACTTTTAAAAATTAAAAGACCTATTATGTTTTCTATTGTGATTGCTATAATCGGTATTTTAGTTCTTGGGTATTATATACTAAATCTCAGATTCAGTCCATAAAAGATTTTAAATTTTTAAATTTGCCTAAAATTATTAAATCAATGAAAATAGGAATCGTCTGTTATCCCACCTATGGTGGGAGCGGAATCGTGGCAACAGAGCTCGGTATGGAAATGGCTAAAAAAGGGCATCAAGTGCATTTCATAAGTTATAGTTTGCCTGCGAGGCTAGATGTTACTATTCCCAACATTACATTTCACCAAGTGCATATTAAGGAGTATGAGCTTTTTCACTACCAGCCGTATTCTCTGGCGCTTAGCACGCTCATTGTAGAAATCACCGAGCGGCAGGGGCTAGATTTGCTACATGTGCATTACGCCATTCCGCACGCATATGCCGCCTATTTTGCCAAGCAAATCCTAAAAGAGCGCGGCAAAGATTTGCCCGTAATCACGACACTGCACGGCACCGACATCACGCTCGTGGGTCAGCACCCATCGTATAAATCCGCGGTGGAATTTAGCATCAATCAATCTGATGCAGTAACCACCGTCTCCGAAAGTTTACGAAAAGACACCTACACGGTATTCAACATCACAAAGCCCATCGAGGTAATTCCCAACTTCATTGATAACGAGCTGTACCGCTACTTAGGCGAATGCATTCGGAGCCACATCGCATCGCCGGAGGAGAAAATTTTAATCCATGTTTCCAACCTTAGAGCCGTAAAACGCGTAACCGATGTGGTAGAGATATTCTACCGCGTGCAGCAAAAAATCCCCACCAAACTCATCATCGTGGGCGAAGGTCCTGAGTGGGACAATGCTCTGCATTTAATCCAGAAATATAATTTGGACGACAAGGTGAAAAACTTTGGAAAAGTGAAAAACCTCAACCAAATTTTATGCATTTCGGATCTTTTTGTATTACCTTCGGCACAAGAAAGTTTTGGATTGGCAGCACTTGAGGCCATGGCTGCTGGCGTGCCTGTTTTAAGCTCCGATGTGGGCGGAATCCCTGAGGTGAATATCGACCGAAAAACGGGCTATGTGTGCAATATGGGCGATGTAGAGACCATGGCACAAAAGGCAATTGAACTTTTGAGCAATGATGAATTGCTTGCCGAAATGAAAGTTAATGCCAAAAAAAGGGCACATGATTTTGATATCAAAAACATACTGCCCCTTTATGAAAATCTTTACCAAAGAGTACACGAGGAATTTTAAAATTCCTCGTTTTTTTTATCTTTTATTTAAGCTAAATTCTACTGGAATCCCGTGCTGGCAAGCTACTTTGATTTCCGTTTTCCCTGCATGGTGCTTCGCCTCAACTTTGTCGTTTGGTTTAGCCAATTCAAAATTGCCATTCAGCACCACTCTTCTATGCGTTACGCCGCTTTCTCTGCTCGTGGTGTAATTATAATCTCCTAAATCCAAATCTGGATTGCAAACACTCATCAAAACTCCTGAATTTTGTGGCTGAACCATTACCATCGTTTCCTCCGAAATCTCTTTGATTAACTTAGCCTTATCATCTCTAAATTCTTTAAAAACCGCATATGCCTCTACTCCACTTGGCTTATCCTTTACAATGTGTGCCACCTCATCTTGACGCAAAATCTGATAATTTAATTTTCCTTTTCTAATTCTCTTTTCTTGTAATTCATCGGCATTCAAGAAAACAGTATATGCATATTTTTGTGCTTTTGGAGCATTTCCGTGATTTAACACCGCTGAATAAAATAAGCCTCTTGCCATTTTTTTGGTTTTATCATTTGGCGAAATTTGTTCTCTTAATTTAATCTCTAAATCTTGCCCTTTTGGCACATAATACAGCGTTCCTGTAGCATCTTTTAGCATGTAGCCATTGCGATTTTTCTGCTGAGAATAAACAAATTTTTGTTTGGCTGTTTGCTGGAACAAAGTCGTCTGCGTAGGATATTCCTTATTATCATTTGAAATATTTGAGCCTAAACAAATTAACTGATTTCCAAAACAAAATACAGATTTATAGGCCTTGAACGAAGGCGTAAAATTCTTAACATCATATTCGCCCAATTTCATTGCAAACATTCCGTATTTGCCGTCTGCCAAGCGAGAGCTACCTGCAAATGTGCTCGGCTGATTGAGCATATCGCTCCCCACAAAAGGCGATTCCAAAATATCCCATGGCAACTGAATACTTGTTACCCCTGGCGCACGATTCCAATCCCAGCCATCTTCTGCAAAACCGCTTGCACGCTCGGTGATGACTCCGTCTTTATTGGCTGTCCCGATGATTTGTACCAAGCCATAGCTCTGGTAACGCCCATAACGATTATCTCTAGCATAAAGCTCTGCTCCCCAAATGTTTTTCGTGAAACCTTTTAAGGAAATCATATAGTTCTGATAACGATAAATGCCCTGGCTTGCATAATTAAAGACATAAAATCCTTGAGGCGAATTAGATGGCTTAACACCCTCTTTTTCAAATAAATTAATGAATTTCTTATATTCTGAAGAGGGAACAATTCCTTTGCTTAAACGGAGAAAATCGGCAGCTAACTCTTTGTCCAATTCTTGATTAGAAACCGCAGCATACGCAAAAGCCAATACAGCTCTTTTGCTCATTCCGCCATACACCGCATGAAATGGATGACGCCCTGCAGCCGCCAAGCCCCAATCTCTTAAATTCGTGTATCTTACCAAGGATTTTAGCGCAAATTTATACACATCATACGCAGGTTTGTCTAGCACAAAATCGGTTTTTTCCACGCAATTCAAATATTCCCCAATCCCAGCATATCCTGGCACAGAATAAGCGGGATAATTACCGCCATGGTGAAATCCTGTTCCGTCGATTTTGATACCCCCAATCGTTCCTGGCGTAAACTTCAAAGTGCTACTAATCCAGCGACTCAGAGATTTTAAATTTCGGTATTTTTCCTCTGGCGTATCTGCCCACAGTGCAGCCGTCAATCTTGGGGTGAGAAGCGTGTTCCAAGAATCACAAAGCTCATCTCGTTTAGCCTCTACACGGGCACGTGTTTCTGCCAATCCGCTCCAGAAGACTAGAGCTTTGCGTGCTTCGTTCCATAAGTTTTCTTGTTTTAGCACCTCTTCCATTCGCCAAAGGGCACCAAACATTTCTTTAATATCATACCCATAATGGTGATTGGTTCCCATACCGCTCTCGTAGGCAAATCCTTGATTTAGCATGTATTTCACTCCTTTGATGAAATCGTTTTTAAACTTAGGGTTTTTGGTATTAATATAGGCTCGAGAGTTTAAATCTAAATAATCATTGATTTCGATAAAACTCACATCTTCACCTTTGCGCACATTGTTTTTTTGCATTAGAGGGGCACCTTTTGTCCCATCGGGGGAGATGTGTAAAATTTGGTCTAATTCTGAGAGTCTTGCACTTTCTTTTTCAGAAAGATTTTTCTCAGAATACATCTTTTTCACGCGTTTTTCTACTTGTGCAATTTGTGCTTTTTGTGCTGGCGAAATCTTAGCTGGAATGGCTAAATCATATGGTGTTTGCTCCCATTTGTGCAACAATCCCCAATGCCAAATATCTCGCTTTAGATGTCGGTTGTTTTCAGGGATTTGTGCATCGGGTGTCGCTTGGCGGTCTACATAATTTTCAAAACTTACACGATCGATGAAAATATGGGAATTTGATACATTTTTAGGCGAAATCACATTCATTGCCACAATTGGCTTTTCGGTTGTTTTGCCACCATCGGGTGTCCACATATCTGAATACGAAATCCATGCAGCACGCCACCCCGTAAAATTTAGATTAAAATCAAAGGTATATTGCACTTGACCTTGCGCATCTACAAAATTGAAAACCAATGGTGTAGATTGTGGGATTTCGTTAAATACCCAAAGCTTTACACCTGCTCTTTTCTTGAAATTTTTGACGCTTTTGGCTATATCAGGACTATTGAATGATACAATCGAGTTAGGTGCATACCATTTCCATAAAAGTGATTGCTTCCCATCTTTGTAATATTTATCACTCAACGAAATCATTGATTTTTTAAATGTCGTAGTTACATCTTGTGGAAGTGTATTTCCTTCAAAACTTTGTGCTCCTGCTTGCCCAAAGATCAGTGCAGAAAATGCTAAAAAACTATATTTATTCATATTCTATTTTTTTCTATGCATAAGAAACAAAGATATAAATTTAATCAATACACAGACTATGCTTTGTGTCATATTTACAAACAAAAAAAGACAGCTTGAAAAAGCTGTCTTTCCTTTATTTAACATTTAATTATTTTACAATAACGCCTACTTCTGCGGCACCTAATCTCTGCTTACCGTCGAGTGTTTGCAATGCTTTTAATTTTAAAAATCTCATTTTTAAGGCATTTTTAAACACGATGTTTTGCGTAATGGGGTTGTTTTCAATATTATCGAATTCGCCACTGGTGATGCTTGTCCAGTTTACGCCATCAGGGCTGGTAAGTAGCTCGTATTTTTTAACCACGCCGATGGCTCCGCTCGCTGCTGGCGGGGTATAGATAAATTCCTTTACGCGCAGAGATTTTCCTAAATCTAGGGTGATTTCAGGCGCTTCGCCCGCAGGAGTTGTCCAGCCACTTTGCTCGTTATCGTCGAGCATTCGCTGCATACGGTCTTGCTCTTTGGGGCTGATGATTTTAATGTCCTTTTTGGCAAAAGCAAATCGACGGCTTACCAAATCGCTTGCTTTCTTGGTCTTTGTATCCACGGATTTAGCTACTACGATGCCCTGCTCTAAATGAAATGGCGCTTGGTATAATTGTGCTTTTTGGTCAAAATCAAGGGGCACCTCTTTTTGGTTTTCGGGCAGGATTAGGTAGTAAATGTCTACGGCTAAATCATCTGCGGCAAGGCTTACTTTGCCTGCTTTATTGCGCTCAATGCGTGGCGTGGTGAGCAAAGTGGGGGCGTAATATAGCTGCGCGGTGGCTATCACAGGGGTTGCCATAGCGCTCTCGATATTGAAACGCAAGGCGGTGGCTGTAACTGGCCTAAAACGCAGAATTCTCTTGTAGCCTATGGTGGTGCCTGCGCCTATCTTTTGCCATTTACCATCAATCTCGGCCTCAATGCTGAATGCCTCTACTCGCTGGCCTAAGCGAATGTTTTCTTGGGCAAGGAATCGGTTAAAGGTCTGCGGTTGCTTGAATCTGAACACCACAGAGCCTACTTTTTTATCATCATCTAGCGCCCAATAGGTTTCTAGCTTATCATCTAAAAGGTTTTGAGGCGAAAAGGCTTTGTTATTGTTTCTAATATTTGTAGCCTGAATCTGAACTGATTTTAAAATTGGATTGGCAAAATCTTCTTTTAATTTTTCGCCTAAACGCATTAGTTGCTTTTCATCGTTTTCGTGGATAAGCCCGCGTGTATCGATTGGGATGTTGAGCAATAAATTGGCATTTCTACCGACTGATTTGTAATAAATGTCTAAAAGATGAGGCAAAGTCTTCACTTGATTGTCTTGACTTTTATGATAATACCAGCCTGGTCTTGTGGAAACATCTGCTTCGGCAGGCGACCAATCTTTCCCTCCCTTTATCCCATTTACTAGGAATCTTCTGTTGTCTTTCCCAGGAATAATGCTGTCTCTATCAAGCGTACTCCAATTGGTTTCGGCGGCAATTCCGCGCTCGTTGCCCACCCATCTAGCATCTACGGCATCTCCCCAAATAATAGCTTTAGGCTGGTGTTTACGCACGATTTCGATTACCTTGTCCCATTGATAATAGGTTTTGCTATCAATTTTGCGTGTTTCTCGTGCGCCTCCGTAGTAGCCATCGCCTCCGTTGGCGCCATCAAACCAGACTTCGTAAATATCGCCATAATTGGTCATTAATTCCTTTAATTGATTATGGAAGTAATCTACATACTCGGCGCGAGCGTATTGTGGGTGATTTCTGTCCCACGGCGAGAGGTATACGCCAAATTTTAATCCATATTTTTTGCACGCATCGGCTACTTCTTTCACTATGTCGCCTTTTCCGTTTTTGTACGGAGAGTTTTTGATGGAATGCTCGGTGTAGGCTGATGGCCAAAGGCAGAATCCATCGTGGTGCTTGGCGGTGAGTATAATGCCTTTCATACCGGCCTCTTTGACAATGCGCGCCCACTGCTCTGCGTCAAATTCTGTGGGATTAAACTTTTTAGGATCTTCATCGCCATAGCCCCACTCACGGTCGGTAAAGGTGTTCATATTGAAATGGGCAAAGGCGTAATATTCCATTTGGTTCCATTTCACTTGTAAATCTGTGGGGGTGGCGCCATAAGGTGCGGGCGCTCCTGCGATTGATTTAATTGCATTGGGCGTGGAGCAGGCTAAAAATAGGCTGCTGGCTACGCCTAGGATTATATTCTTTTTGTTCATCTTTCTGGGCTTAAACCTAATTTTTTACTTTGACTACTAATTTTCTCACCGAGCCCTCTCCTATCACTGGGGCGTGTGCATCTTCTGGGTAGAATATTACAAACTCCCCAGGCTGTAACTCTAAATAGGAAGTTGCTGCATCACGATACAGCCCGCAATCCTTCTCCGCTGAGTAGGCTTGTAGCTCATCTGTACAGGCATCTAAATCCTTCCAGCCTATGCACTCCGTGCCTTGCAAAAGCACTTGGATATCGATATACTTTCTGTGATATTCCAGTACTTGTTCCTCTTTTGGTTTTAAATCGGAATGGGAGTTTATGATAAATAAATCTTCGCCCTCTAATTCTATTTTGCCCAATTCTGTATGGAGCAAATCGTGGGATTTGATGTAATCAAATGCCTTTTTAAAGGCGGGGTGCAGATGCTCGTACCTGCTGCTGTTTTTTAAATTTGATAAAACCATATGTGTTAATTTTTATTTTTTAAGTTCTCTTGTCTTCCAAGTAAGCCCTTGGTTATCTTTTTCATTTTTAATAAAAAGGCTAAAAATTAAGGCAAATCCTATGCTTGCAACTAAGCCCACAAGCCCATAGAGTAGGAATGAAAGGCTCGTTTTTTCCTTCACAATATAGAGGATTACCACGCCACAAATCACGCCTAGCAATGCCGAAATTCCGTTTACACGCGGGAAGAAGATTCCAAGGATAAATAAAGCGCCGAGCCCACTGGTGAGCAGGCCTAAAAAGGTGTTGAATTGGTCCCAAAGCGAGGTGATATTCCAAGTGGCTAAGATGAGTGCCATAGCCATGCCTAGTAGCCCGATGAGGATTCCAGAAATTTGAGCGACTTTCATCTGTTTTTTAAGCGCAATGTTCGGCGTGATAATTTTGTAAAAATCATTTACAAGCACCGCCGAGGCTGAATTAATGTTTGATGAGAGGGTACTCATCGCCGCAGCAAAAATAGCGGCTATTAATAATCCTGCGAAGCCAATTGGCATCTCGGAAACTATGAATTGCGGAAATACCGAATCTACATTGGGATTGGTAATGGAAAAATCGGCTGGATTTGATTTATAAAAGGCAAAAAGCCCTGTGCCTAAAAGAAAGAAAAGCACACTCACTGGAACGCTAATGATTCCATTGAGCCAAATGCTCTTTTGGGTAGATTTTTCATCTTTAGTCGTCATATAGCGCTGAACCACAGATTGGTCGCTAGTGTATGAGATTATAGTATTGGCAAAGCCTCCTAAGAGTACAACCCAAAAGACGGGCTCCGAGAAATTGAAATCAAAATCAAAAGTTTTCATCTTATGATATTCCAGCGTGGTGTCCCAAAAGCCAGAGAGGCCGCCCTCTACGCCCATAAGCATAAAAATTAAAGCTGCAAAAGCGCCCACGATTAAGATAAAGCCCTGAATTACATCGCCCCATACCACGGCCTCCATTCCTCCGCTGGTGGAGTAAATAATGGTAACGATACTCATAATTAGTATGGAATAATATACGCTAAATCCCGTTACAGCATTTAGGGCTAAGGAGGGCAAAAACAGCACAATGGCAATTCTACTCACCATAAATAATAAAAATAATGTGGCTGCCACCCAGCGAGTTAATCGGTTAAAACGCACCTCTAAATACTGATAAGCAGTATCGAAATTAAAGCGCAAGAAAAAGGGCAAAAAGTATTTTATAATAAACGGTGCCGCCAAAATAATTGACATATTAAACATAAACATTCGCCAATCAGAGGCATATGTCTTCGCCGGAATTGAGATAAATGTAATGGCGCTCAGTGTGGTGGCAAAAATACTAATT
It includes:
- a CDS encoding glycoside hydrolase family 3 N-terminal domain-containing protein, which encodes MRKLIHSLSLLLLAGLNAQQHTSPLYLNEAQMQWADSLCNHMTLDEKVGQLFMVAAYTNKDLAHEKEIEDLISKEKIGGLIFMQDNAQKQINLVNRYQNLSKYPLLIGMDAEWGLAMRLQNTHKFPWAMTLGAVQNNDLIYQMGQKIAEHLALVGAHFNFAPDIDVNVNPNNPIIGNRSFGSTPKNVAEKGFYYMKGMQDKRILASAKHFPGHGDTDQDSHHTLPSIAHSKARLQAVELAPFKDLIQKGVTAIMVAHLNVPAFEKDPKKPASLSKNIITHLLKEQMGFKGIIITDALNMSGVTKNYPDGESDFIAFEAGNDILLFSQAVAKGKQKIIRAIETGKISEKRLDESVRKILMAKYYAQLQRKQILSGENLIQKLNDNESKILNYQIFENAMTLLKNDKAQLPFSANEKIAWLPLGEENYETLAQNLAQLNIKQIGRNEKDLKKFDKIFISFHVSNASAYASYKISDADRNLIEDLSQKNKVSLAIFGSPYALKNLETQNIKSILVAYQNHPDCQEIVPEILFGKKNTLGKLPVDVKDFPMGAGLNLLGINIE
- the bshA gene encoding N-acetyl-alpha-D-glucosaminyl L-malate synthase BshA — translated: MKIGIVCYPTYGGSGIVATELGMEMAKKGHQVHFISYSLPARLDVTIPNITFHQVHIKEYELFHYQPYSLALSTLIVEITERQGLDLLHVHYAIPHAYAAYFAKQILKERGKDLPVITTLHGTDITLVGQHPSYKSAVEFSINQSDAVTTVSESLRKDTYTVFNITKPIEVIPNFIDNELYRYLGECIRSHIASPEEKILIHVSNLRAVKRVTDVVEIFYRVQQKIPTKLIIVGEGPEWDNALHLIQKYNLDDKVKNFGKVKNLNQILCISDLFVLPSAQESFGLAALEAMAAGVPVLSSDVGGIPEVNIDRKTGYVCNMGDVETMAQKAIELLSNDELLAEMKVNAKKRAHDFDIKNILPLYENLYQRVHEEF
- a CDS encoding chondroitinase family polysaccharide lyase encodes the protein MNKYSFLAFSALIFGQAGAQSFEGNTLPQDVTTTFKKSMISLSDKYYKDGKQSLLWKWYAPNSIVSFNSPDIAKSVKNFKKRAGVKLWVFNEIPQSTPLVFNFVDAQGQVQYTFDFNLNFTGWRAAWISYSDMWTPDGGKTTEKPIVAMNVISPKNVSNSHIFIDRVSFENYVDRQATPDAQIPENNRHLKRDIWHWGLLHKWEQTPYDLAIPAKISPAQKAQIAQVEKRVKKMYSEKNLSEKESARLSELDQILHISPDGTKGAPLMQKNNVRKGEDVSFIEINDYLDLNSRAYINTKNPKFKNDFIKGVKYMLNQGFAYESGMGTNHHYGYDIKEMFGALWRMEEVLKQENLWNEARKALVFWSGLAETRARVEAKRDELCDSWNTLLTPRLTAALWADTPEEKYRNLKSLSRWISSTLKFTPGTIGGIKIDGTGFHHGGNYPAYSVPGYAGIGEYLNCVEKTDFVLDKPAYDVYKFALKSLVRYTNLRDWGLAAAGRHPFHAVYGGMSKRAVLAFAYAAVSNQELDKELAADFLRLSKGIVPSSEYKKFINLFEKEGVKPSNSPQGFYVFNYASQGIYRYQNYMISLKGFTKNIWGAELYARDNRYGRYQSYGLVQIIGTANKDGVITERASGFAEDGWDWNRAPGVTSIQLPWDILESPFVGSDMLNQPSTFAGSSRLADGKYGMFAMKLGEYDVKNFTPSFKAYKSVFCFGNQLICLGSNISNDNKEYPTQTTLFQQTAKQKFVYSQQKNRNGYMLKDATGTLYYVPKGQDLEIKLREQISPNDKTKKMARGLFYSAVLNHGNAPKAQKYAYTVFLNADELQEKRIRKGKLNYQILRQDEVAHIVKDKPSGVEAYAVFKEFRDDKAKLIKEISEETMVMVQPQNSGVLMSVCNPDLDLGDYNYTTSRESGVTHRRVVLNGNFELAKPNDKVEAKHHAGKTEIKVACQHGIPVEFSLNKR
- a CDS encoding alpha-L-fucosidase — its product is MNKKNIILGVASSLFLACSTPNAIKSIAGAPAPYGATPTDLQVKWNQMEYYAFAHFNMNTFTDREWGYGDEDPKKFNPTEFDAEQWARIVKEAGMKGIILTAKHHDGFCLWPSAYTEHSIKNSPYKNGKGDIVKEVADACKKYGLKFGVYLSPWDRNHPQYARAEYVDYFHNQLKELMTNYGDIYEVWFDGANGGDGYYGGARETRKIDSKTYYQWDKVIEIVRKHQPKAIIWGDAVDARWVGNERGIAAETNWSTLDRDSIIPGKDNRRFLVNGIKGGKDWSPAEADVSTRPGWYYHKSQDNQVKTLPHLLDIYYKSVGRNANLLLNIPIDTRGLIHENDEKQLMRLGEKLKEDFANPILKSVQIQATNIRNNNKAFSPQNLLDDKLETYWALDDDKKVGSVVFRFKQPQTFNRFLAQENIRLGQRVEAFSIEAEIDGKWQKIGAGTTIGYKRILRFRPVTATALRFNIESAMATPVIATAQLYYAPTLLTTPRIERNKAGKVSLAADDLAVDIYYLILPENQKEVPLDFDQKAQLYQAPFHLEQGIVVAKSVDTKTKKASDLVSRRFAFAKKDIKIISPKEQDRMQRMLDDNEQSGWTTPAGEAPEITLDLGKSLRVKEFIYTPPAASGAIGVVKKYELLTSPDGVNWTSITSGEFDNIENNPITQNIVFKNALKMRFLKLKALQTLDGKQRLGAAEVGVIVK
- a CDS encoding YhcH/YjgK/YiaL family protein — translated: MVLSNLKNSSRYEHLHPAFKKAFDYIKSHDLLHTELGKIELEGEDLFIINSHSDLKPKEEQVLEYHRKYIDIQVLLQGTECIGWKDLDACTDELQAYSAEKDCGLYRDAATSYLELQPGEFVIFYPEDAHAPVIGEGSVRKLVVKVKN
- a CDS encoding sodium:solute symporter family transporter yields the protein MRTLRHILALYFSLFMAFALVAQSQINANEIYNFESLKNKNFNEGLAGSAFGKVGEYFIVAGGSSFPDGKPWQNGKKYLSKEVFIFKQNKDKELELIYQGEKLPQAIAEPAYVSLKEGLLILGGQTENGYSDKVYLIRYQKGKVVLEGYPSLPAPVRAAAACELNGEVYILGGQLENGTSSKQFLALNLDRKDRWHHLPDYPHPVSGAALVAQQDGNGVSLFALGGRSQALGELTTFYADVFNYSKNQWVRKQNIQIEQKDFPLAVASAGAVGASSIVIVGGDHGETFHQVEKAIQQENISLRDSLWVNHQGFNKRVLVYNTITDAWFAMKEDLKNPTAVTGAVSDKQSLYIMGGEERAGVRSPQIMHYEFQDKSNFGWVNYAVLILYFGGMLLLGFFFMKNNNNTEDYFKASGRIPWWAAGISIFATTLSAITFISIPAKTYASDWRMFMFNMSIILAAPFIIKYFLPFFLRFNFDTAYQYLEVRFNRLTRWVAATLFLLFMVSRIAIVLFLPSLALNAVTGFSVYYSILIMSIVTIIYSTSGGMEAVVWGDVIQGFILIVGAFAALIFMLMGVEGGLSGFWDTTLEYHKMKTFDFDFNFSEPVFWVVLLGGFANTIISYTSDQSVVQRYMTTKDEKSTQKSIWLNGIISVPVSVLFFLLGTGLFAFYKSNPADFSITNPNVDSVFPQFIVSEMPIGFAGLLIAAIFAAAMSTLSSNINSASAVLVNDFYKIITPNIALKKQMKVAQISGILIGLLGMAMALILATWNITSLWDQFNTFLGLLTSGLGALFILGIFFPRVNGISALLGVICGVVILYIVKEKTSLSFLLYGLVGLVASIGFALIFSLFIKNEKDNQGLTWKTRELKK